A portion of the Candidatus Hydrogenedentota bacterium genome contains these proteins:
- a CDS encoding helix-turn-helix domain-containing protein encodes MTPSPSPSLLTLPEAAAYLGRGGKRPSTVTVWRWCRKGCRGVSLKYLRMGREIRVTEDALRDFGQRLAQADRPLTASAAPTPAQTERTRTDAERDKAVAEARENLRRRGCLK; translated from the coding sequence TTGACCCCCTCCCCCTCCCCCTCCCTTTTGACACTCCCTGAGGCCGCTGCATACCTTGGGCGCGGCGGGAAACGCCCGTCCACCGTCACAGTGTGGCGATGGTGCCGCAAGGGGTGCCGTGGCGTGTCTCTGAAATACCTCCGCATGGGGCGCGAGATTCGCGTCACGGAGGATGCTCTCCGAGACTTCGGCCAGCGGCTGGCCCAGGCCGACCGCCCGCTGACTGCATCCGCCGCGCCCACCCCGGCGCAGACGGAGCGCACCCGCACCGACGCCGAGCGCGACAAGGCCGTGGCCGAGGCGCGGGAAAACCTCCGTCGCCGAGGGTGCTTGAAATGA
- a CDS encoding AAA family ATPase, with protein sequence MTPRADPITRAASLAADSLGRLIRRAAQGNAEAVRELVSLPADLRGLGHPFEVLVDIIKRMDADRAPITEEAVHEAVIRLNESGLVRVLFDPLAPPTQSPALCAGDVRDFLRAVERDALAGELRRAVTAGDDETAILERMAALSGDTGAGLQFADLSNLDGLASAPLPWLVDGWLLRGVVTVLAAPGGVGKSMLARSLEVSVAHGRALINGMAPLAHGDVVTLSYEDSRHIAAKRWRALQMHHRLDADRMAADMAQHVHLLDTPGPLVELDRAGNVRPTAFCRELRAAVRAMRPALVVVDTLRRAGGAIDGNDAAAMGELMAVLGDIARDSEAAVLVLAHTRKGTGKGDASAENVRGSSAVTDEARGAWELKRTADGTLELSNTKPQFSSGEARLHLRIVSVGDGGCLESIGGPVTHDRREVEAAVLRWVHNNPAVIINPRAVCQGKGDAGRLVSAVLAAVGWARNRDVEAAVQSLVAAGKLRVETVRKPNRHEVETLQPAGGVFDELYTEEEYDVPF encoded by the coding sequence ATGACCCCACGCGCGGACCCCATCACCCGCGCCGCATCGCTGGCCGCTGACTCGCTGGGCCGTCTGATCCGTCGCGCAGCCCAGGGCAACGCCGAGGCCGTCCGCGAGCTGGTGTCCCTGCCTGCCGATCTGCGCGGACTTGGGCATCCGTTCGAGGTGTTGGTGGACATCATCAAGCGCATGGATGCAGACCGCGCGCCGATCACGGAGGAGGCCGTCCATGAGGCCGTTATCCGTCTCAACGAGAGCGGTCTTGTCCGGGTGCTATTTGACCCGCTGGCCCCGCCAACACAGTCCCCCGCGCTCTGTGCGGGCGATGTGCGCGACTTCCTGCGGGCGGTCGAGCGTGACGCACTGGCCGGGGAGCTGCGCCGCGCTGTGACCGCCGGAGACGATGAAACCGCGATCCTAGAGCGCATGGCCGCATTGAGCGGAGACACGGGCGCGGGGCTGCAATTCGCCGACTTGTCAAACCTTGACGGCCTTGCCTCCGCGCCGCTGCCGTGGCTGGTGGACGGCTGGTTGCTGCGCGGCGTCGTGACGGTGCTGGCGGCTCCCGGAGGCGTCGGAAAAAGCATGCTTGCCCGCAGTCTGGAGGTGTCCGTCGCGCATGGCCGCGCGCTCATCAATGGCATGGCACCTCTTGCCCATGGCGATGTCGTGACCCTGAGCTATGAAGACTCCCGCCACATTGCCGCGAAACGGTGGCGCGCCCTCCAGATGCACCACCGCCTCGACGCTGACCGCATGGCCGCCGACATGGCGCAGCATGTCCACCTCCTCGACACCCCCGGTCCGCTGGTAGAACTTGACCGCGCGGGGAATGTCCGCCCGACCGCCTTTTGCCGGGAGCTGCGCGCGGCGGTCCGCGCCATGAGGCCCGCGCTAGTCGTGGTGGACACGCTGCGCCGTGCTGGGGGTGCCATTGACGGAAATGACGCTGCCGCGATGGGCGAGCTTATGGCCGTCCTGGGCGACATTGCGCGGGACTCCGAGGCCGCCGTGCTGGTATTGGCGCACACGCGCAAAGGCACGGGGAAGGGCGACGCATCCGCCGAGAATGTCCGGGGAAGCTCCGCCGTAACCGATGAGGCGCGCGGCGCGTGGGAGCTGAAACGCACCGCAGACGGCACCCTCGAATTGAGTAACACTAAGCCGCAGTTTTCCAGCGGTGAGGCGCGTCTGCATCTGCGCATTGTGTCCGTGGGCGACGGCGGCTGTCTGGAGTCCATTGGCGGCCCCGTGACGCATGACCGCCGGGAAGTCGAGGCGGCCGTCCTGCGATGGGTGCATAACAACCCTGCGGTGATCATCAACCCGCGCGCCGTCTGTCAAGGCAAGGGCGACGCCGGGCGGCTGGTTTCCGCCGTCCTGGCCGCCGTCGGCTGGGCGCGCAACCGCGATGTCGAGGCGGCTGTCCAGTCCCTTGTCGCTGCCGGGAAACTCCGCGTCGAGACTGTCCGCAAGCCGAACCGTCACGAAGTCGAGACACTACAGCCCGCCGGGGGGGTGTTCGATGAACTTTACACGGAGGAGGAATACGATGTGCCCTTCTGA
- a CDS encoding site-specific integrase, with protein MSIKSKRAIQKVPSLRFHKGTGHYRVTLNGRDTWLGSDPEAAQVRYQAEIARWLSHGRQPAPPSPRLITVMELVDKYTAHLVGYLPDNTHRSTLLTWCGRFADFAGGMPAAEYGPLALQQYRAALCDGTLSRRTVNRMAQSVTAIFAWGASMELIPGSIPEALRCVKGLRRGHAPGTTEPEPVRPVEWATVAATLPHLPRPVRELVLVLWHSGARVGELVAVKAVDIDRSGPVWTYSPKDHKTAGLGKTRVICFGPEAQRILKEAMLRHRDGYLFPPADAMKEWSEGCRVHRRPNQLPNLRETDRTLGEHYTNASVCHAVTVGVRKANKAREMELGRPLEDGEAVPHWHVHQMRHSYATRARQHFGLEAARAALGHADAAITQVYAEADKALAATVAAKIG; from the coding sequence ATGTCTATTAAGTCCAAACGTGCAATCCAGAAGGTTCCCTCGCTCCGTTTTCACAAGGGAACAGGCCATTACCGCGTCACCCTGAATGGGCGCGATACATGGCTGGGAAGTGACCCCGAAGCCGCCCAGGTCCGCTATCAGGCCGAGATAGCCCGCTGGCTGTCCCATGGTCGCCAACCCGCCCCGCCGTCTCCGAGGCTGATCACCGTCATGGAGCTGGTGGACAAATACACGGCGCACCTTGTCGGGTATCTGCCTGACAACACACACCGCTCAACCCTGCTTACATGGTGTGGTCGTTTCGCCGATTTTGCCGGGGGGATGCCAGCCGCCGAGTACGGCCCGCTGGCACTCCAACAATACCGCGCGGCCTTGTGCGATGGAACACTGAGCCGCCGGACTGTCAACCGCATGGCGCAGTCCGTCACCGCGATTTTTGCATGGGGCGCATCCATGGAGCTGATTCCCGGTTCCATCCCCGAGGCCCTGCGGTGTGTGAAGGGACTGCGGCGCGGCCATGCACCCGGCACGACGGAGCCGGAGCCTGTCCGTCCTGTTGAGTGGGCGACCGTCGCCGCCACCCTGCCGCACCTTCCCCGGCCCGTCCGAGAGCTGGTGCTGGTGCTTTGGCATTCTGGTGCCCGCGTCGGCGAGCTGGTGGCCGTCAAAGCCGTAGACATTGACCGCTCCGGCCCCGTCTGGACCTATAGCCCGAAAGATCACAAGACCGCCGGGTTGGGCAAGACCCGCGTTATCTGTTTCGGACCGGAGGCCCAGCGGATACTGAAAGAGGCCATGCTCCGCCACCGTGACGGGTATCTGTTCCCTCCCGCCGACGCGATGAAAGAATGGTCTGAGGGATGCCGGGTTCACCGCAGACCAAACCAGCTACCGAACCTGCGCGAGACCGACCGGACCCTGGGCGAGCACTACACCAACGCCAGCGTCTGCCATGCCGTCACCGTGGGGGTGCGCAAGGCAAACAAGGCGCGGGAAATGGAGCTGGGCCGTCCGCTAGAGGATGGGGAGGCTGTGCCCCATTGGCACGTTCACCAGATGCGCCACTCATACGCGACCCGTGCCCGTCAACACTTTGGACTGGAGGCCGCGCGCGCCGCGCTGGGGCACGCCGACGCCGCAATAACTCAAGTCTACGCCGAGGCCGACAAAGCACTGGCCGCCACCGTCGCCGCGAAAATTGGATGA
- a CDS encoding MATE family efflux transporter translates to MSETATAHTAATGPAARGAAARGARGTDLTTGSVPRHLLVFSLPILMGSLLHTAYMVVNAVWIGRFLGAEAMSAITVTFPIFFVLMAVAAGLTQATSILVSQAYGARDYDRVARVIGNSTVLIGGVAALCLAAGGLGAEPVLRAMRTPPEVLPIAVSYFRVFLWTTPFMFGVFLLASSLRGVGDSKTPLWFQGGSLLLTAALDPLLMFGGLGLPRLGLNGTAYATILSQALALGALAWHLRRRNHIASPHWRRLRVDGPTTRVTLRIGVPSMLQQLLVSVGMMVIVGLVNPYGAHSSAAFGIAMRIDQIAFMPAMAVGMAVATLAGQNIGAGHYDRVGEVFRSGVALSCGLTALAAVLAFCLPAWLMGLFTPEADVIAVGATYLRIASLGYLLFAVMFAGNGVVNGAGHTGATTVFTFIAFWAVRIPMAAFLSGHWGRVEGVWYGNLAGLAVGMGVSLAYYFSGRWKKPVVRRGTP, encoded by the coding sequence ATGAGCGAGACGGCAACAGCACACACGGCGGCAACCGGGCCTGCGGCGCGGGGCGCGGCGGCGCGCGGCGCGCGGGGCACGGACCTGACCACGGGCAGCGTGCCCCGGCACCTGCTCGTCTTTTCGCTGCCCATCCTGATGGGGAGCCTGCTGCACACGGCGTACATGGTGGTGAACGCGGTGTGGATCGGGCGCTTTCTGGGCGCGGAGGCCATGTCCGCCATCACGGTGACCTTTCCCATTTTCTTCGTGCTGATGGCCGTGGCGGCGGGGCTCACACAGGCGACGAGCATTCTGGTGTCCCAGGCCTACGGCGCGCGGGACTATGACCGGGTGGCGCGGGTCATCGGGAACTCGACGGTCCTCATCGGGGGGGTGGCGGCGCTCTGCCTGGCCGCGGGCGGGCTGGGGGCGGAGCCGGTGCTGCGGGCCATGCGCACGCCGCCGGAGGTGCTGCCCATCGCGGTCTCGTACTTCCGCGTGTTTCTCTGGACAACGCCGTTCATGTTCGGCGTGTTTCTGCTCGCGTCGTCCCTGCGGGGGGTGGGCGACTCGAAGACGCCGCTGTGGTTCCAGGGGGGCTCCCTGCTGCTTACGGCGGCGCTGGACCCGCTGCTCATGTTCGGGGGACTGGGGCTGCCGCGCCTCGGGCTCAACGGCACCGCCTATGCCACCATCCTCTCGCAGGCCCTGGCGCTCGGCGCGCTGGCCTGGCATCTGCGCCGCCGGAACCACATCGCCTCGCCCCATTGGCGGCGCCTGCGCGTGGACGGGCCGACAACGCGGGTCACCCTGCGGATCGGCGTCCCCTCCATGCTCCAGCAGCTGCTGGTGTCCGTCGGGATGATGGTGATCGTGGGGCTGGTAAACCCCTACGGCGCCCACAGCTCCGCCGCCTTCGGCATTGCCATGCGCATAGACCAGATCGCGTTCATGCCCGCCATGGCCGTCGGCATGGCCGTGGCGACCCTCGCCGGACAGAACATCGGCGCGGGCCACTATGACCGCGTCGGCGAGGTGTTCCGGTCGGGCGTCGCGCTGAGCTGCGGCCTGACCGCCCTGGCGGCGGTGCTCGCCTTCTGCCTGCCCGCGTGGCTGATGGGCCTGTTCACGCCCGAGGCCGACGTCATCGCCGTGGGCGCGACCTACCTCCGCATCGCGAGCCTGGGCTACCTCCTGTTCGCCGTCATGTTCGCGGGGAACGGCGTGGTCAACGGCGCCGGCCACACGGGGGCCACCACGGTCTTCACCTTCATCGCCTTCTGGGCGGTGCGCATCCCCATGGCGGCGTTCCTGTCCGGCCACTGGGGGCGGGTCGAGGGGGTGTGGTACGGGAATCTGGCGGGGCTGGCGGTGGGCATGGGCGTGAGCCTGGCCTACTACTTCTCCGGCCGGTGGAAAAAGCCGGTGGTCCGGCGCGGGACTCCGTAG